A portion of the Choristoneura fumiferana chromosome 6, NRCan_CFum_1, whole genome shotgun sequence genome contains these proteins:
- the LOC141428555 gene encoding uridine 5'-monophosphate synthase-like gives MEYEIKLEELAIKLFTIDAVKFGDFMTKSGLKTPVYFDLRVIVSYPDVMELITFLLYNSVRDSKCNHLCGVPYTALPVATLLSVQAKRSMLMRRKEAKGYGTKKMIEGHYKAGESCLIIEDVVTSGSSVLETVKDLVKEGIKVDTAIIILDREQGGRQNLAANGVEMKSLYTMTNLIEILVKHNKITQEMANKVKEYLRTTKAPSSTEAVDRASISFEKRAELATNQVAKQLFEIIALKKTNLCISVDLTSTAKILDLLEKVGEHVCLVKTHVDIIEDFNSDFVIQIKQLSKRFNFLILEDRKYADIGNTVSLQYLNGLYKIGEWADCVTVHSLPGEGILKALNGSTNGVSRGVFLLAEMSSEGNLITPDYTKATVEMAAKYPDLITGFVCQNKDTFKDPGLIQLTPGVQLETSGDSLGQIYNTPEKVILDKGADIAVVGEVLLQPRVQRHKLLSTKMLFGSVTKREFLAK, from the exons ATGGAATACGAGATCAAGCTTGAGGAATTAGCTATTAAGCTTTTCACCATTGATGCCGTGAAATTTGGTGATTTCATGACCAAAAGTGGATTGAAAACACCGGTTTACTTCGACTTGAGGGTTATAGTCAGTTACCCCGACGTAATG GAGTTGATAACGTTTTTGCTCTATAATTCTGTAAGGGACAGTAAATGTAATCACTTGTGTGGCGTGCCTTACACGGCCTTGCCTGTCGCCACGCTACTTAGTGTTCAGGCTAAAAGGTCTATGCTCATGAGGCGCAAAGAAGCCAAAGGCTATGGTACAAAGAAGATGATAGAAGGGCACTATAAAGCTGGTGAATCATGCCTCATCATTGAAGATGTTGTGACTTCAGGGTCAAGCGTGCTAGAAACTGTCAAAGACTTGGTAAAAGAAGGCATTAAAGTTGACACCGCTATTATTATATTGGATAGGGAGCAGGGTGGCAGACAAAACCTTGCGGCAAATGGGGTGGAAATGAAGTCATTGTATACTATGACTAACTTGATTGAAATTTTGGTgaagcataataaaataacacaggAGATGGCTAATAAAGTAAAAGAGTATTTAAGAACAACAAAAGCGCCATCAAGCA CGGAAGCAGTGGATAGAGCCTCCATATCTTTTGAGAAAAGAGCAGAGCTTGCTACCAATCAAGTGGCAAAGCAGCTATTTGAAATAATAGCGCTGAAAAAAACCAATCTCTGCATTTCTGTTGACTTGACTTCCACTGCGAAAATTCTCGATTTGCTGGAAAAAGTTGGGGAGCATGTTTGCCTGGTCAAGACTCATGTTGACATCATAGAGGACTTCAATTCTGATTTTGTAATCCAAATCAAACAGCTGTCAAAGAGattcaactttttaattttggaagATAGAAAATATGCAGACATTGGCAACACTGTGTCTTTGCAGTATTTGAATGGATTGTACAAAATTGGGGAATGGGCAGACTGTGTCACTGTCCATTCTTTGCCCGGGGAAGGCATTCTAAAAGCATTGAATGGTTCTACAAATGGGGTTAGCAGGGGAGTGTTTCTCTTAGCAGAAATGAGCAGCGag GGCAATCTTATCACACCAGACTACACCAAGGCGACAGTAGAAATGGCAGCAAAATACCCAGATCTGATCACTGGCTTTGTGTGCCAGAACAAAGACACCTTTAAAGATCCAGGGCTGATCCAACTGACACCTGGGGTCCAGCTGGAGACATCAGGAGACAGCCTTGGCCAGATTTACAATACACCAGAGAAAGTAATTCTGGACAAAGGCGCTGACATTGCTGTTGTGGGAGAGGTATTGTTGCAGCCAAGAGTCCAGAGACACAAGCTGTTGTCTACAAAAATGCTCTTTGGAAGTGTTACCAAAAGAGAATTTCTggcaaaatag